In Cytophagia bacterium CHB2, the genomic window GGAGATTTTGAGGGAATTGCGGCGCGCAAAGACACGGTTTTCTTGGTGACCAGCGAGGGCGTCGTTCATCGCTTTCGTGAAGCCCAGAACGAGCAGCACGTCGATTACCAACGATTCGCCACGAAGTTGAGTGTTGCGAATGATGTTGAGGGGCTGGCTTATGATTCCGACACCGAGAGCTTGCTGCTCGTCTGCAAAGCAGACCCCGGCAAAGGATTGGGGCAAACGAAAGCGATATATGCCTTCTCGCTTAAAACGCGCACATTAGAAAGCAAACCCCGCTTTCTGCTTTCATTGCAGGAGATTTTATCACAAACCGGACGGAAGGAATTCAATCCTTCTGCCATCGAACGCCATCCCGGCACCGGCCATTTTTTTGTTCTGGCCTCCAACGGACTTGCCATTGCCGAGATTGACAGCGAAGGCAAATTATTGGCCGTTTCAACATTGCCCAAATCCGTTCACGATCAGCCTGAAGGCTTGGCGATTGCCGAGGACGGCACGTTAATCATCGCGAACGAAGGCGCCAAAAAATCTGGCACCCTGGTGATTTACCCGCCCCAAAGCAATTAGTCCATTAAAAATGAAATCTTTGCTTTAAAAGCAAAAACATTTCACGCAAAGATGCGGCTCGACTGAGCTCGCCGAAGTTAGAGCCGCAATGGTTCTGCAAAGAAAAAATTTGCGGGTTCTTTGCGTGAGGCTTTTCTCTACGAATAAAACAAAACTAAAAATTCGCGAAAATCCGATTCACGGTTTTAGCAGCAATTTGCCGGAAGATTGCCGGCTCTCCAGCAGCGTATGCGCTTGCCCTGCCTCCGCGAGTCCAAACACACGATGAATGCGCAGCGTCAACTCGCCGTTTGCCGTCCAATTCAGCACGTCGCCGGCGCGCTGCAGTAATTCCTCGCGAGTTGCCATGTAATGCATCAGCGTCGCACGCGTGAGAAAAAGTGACCCCTTCGCGCTGAGCATGAGCGGGTCAATGGGCGGGACGGCGCCGCTCGATTGCCCAAACAGCACGAGATAACCGCGCGGCCGCAAGCACGCCAGGCTTTTTTCATAAGTCGTTTTGCCCACCGAATCATAAACCACGTCAACGCCTTTGCCCTCCGTCAAGCGTTTTACTTCGCCGGCAAAATCCTGTCGCGTATAGAAAATGATTTCCTCCGCGCCGGCCGCGCGCGCAAGTTGGGCTTTTTCTTCGGTGGAAACGGTGCCCAGTACTCGTGCGCCCCGACGTTTCGCCATTTGGATCAGCAACAATCCCACGCCGCCGGCAGCGGCATGCACCAGGCACGTTTCTCCCGCCTTGAGCGCATACGTTGCGTGCGTCAAGTAATGCGCCGTCATGCCCTGCAACATCACAGCGGCGGCAGCCTCGAATGAAATTTTCTCCGGCAGGACAACCAGCCGCGCGGCGGGAACAAGCACATATTCGGCATAGCTGCCGGGCGTCATCGCAAAGGCTACGCGTTGTCCGGCGCGAACCTCCGTCACCTGGCTGCCAATACTCTCCACCACGCCGGCAGCTTCACTGCCGGGGGTGAACGGCAACGCCACTTGGTAGAATCCGATGCGATGATAAACATCTATAAAATTCACCCCGCTCACCGCCACCTTCACGAGCGCTTCGTTGGCCGCCGGTTTTGGAACCGGAATATCTTCATAGACGAGTGCTTCGACTCCGCCATGTTGGTGAATGCGAATCGCTTTCATAACTTTCCTTCAAACTTAAGCACGAGATAAACTCGCTTCATTCTTGCGATCGTAAACCTGCACCGCCCAGATGAATGTATTCGCTTGGTATTTTTTTTCAAACCCTTGTTCCGCGATCCATTTCTCGATTTGAGCCGGTGAATGATAGTAAGGGTGAAATGACTGCCGAAGCAACTTCAGGAATGACGCTGTCAGCCGGAAGATCATGCGCACGAACCGGCTTTGCCGCGGAAAACTGACGGCGTAGAGTCTGCGCGTTTTGGCAGTCGAGTGCACAATCAGCGTCCGGGCATCCGTGTAACAGCACACCACTTTGTCGAGAATCGCGATATCCGCCGCCGGCAGGTGTTCATGCAGCGCAACAAAATCGCCTTGTTGATAATGCGTGCGATGCTGCACGTTCATTTCGGCTGCCAGTTGTTTGGCGGTGGCGATCATTTTGCTGGAGATGTCGATGCCGGTGGCTTTGGTTGCGCCGCGTTTGAGCAGCGTGAGATGCAGCGCGCCCACGCCGCAGCCGATTTCAAGAATCTCGTCCTGCGCCAAACGGTTTTGCTGAATGCCCTCCACCAGCAATTTTTGTTCGGCACGCAGCCCTCGCTTCTTGAAACGTTTGATCATGCTGCCGGCCTGCGTATTGAAGAACTTGTTGGTGCCTTCCACCGTGCAACAGTTCATAGGCTGAAACGCAAATATTTAATGGTTCTCCCCTCGGTTAGATAGCGACGTTCATAGGTCGTCTGAATCGCGGTTGACTCGCCGTCGTCGGGGACTTGATACAAGTCGGGCAAGGCTTCGTGAATGACGCCTCCTTCGGCCTGCACGGCTTTCAAAGAGAACTTAAACAAATCGAGATCATCTGTTTTGAGATGAATCATGCCGCCCGGCGGCAAAATGCGGCGATATTCGTTTAAGAAGCGCGGCGCGGTCAAGCGTTTCTTCGCCTTCGCGTTTTCGGGATAAGGCTCCGGAAACGTAATCCAAATTTCCTGCACTTCCTGCTCCGCAAAAAACAATGCAATCTGCTCAATTTGCCCTTTTAAAAATGCGGCGTTTGGAAGATTCTCGAGTAACGCAGTTTTTGCGCCGGTCCACAGCCTGGCTCCTTTGGCGTCAACACCAATGAAATTTTTCTCAGGATATTTTCGGGCAAGGGCAAGCGTGTATTCACCCTTGCCGCAGGCCAGCTCCAGCGTGAGAGCATGATCATTTTGAAAGAACAGCTCGCGCCAGCGGCCCTTCATCGCAAACGGATCATAAAAAACATTTGGAAATGTTGCCAACTCGGCAAAACGCTTCAACTTCTTGCGCGGCATATATTGTTTACGGCGTGTAGGCTCATGCAGTCTTTGTCTAATTCGGACGCGGCAAACTTACCCGAAACTCTTTTCAATGTCAAGCTGGAATATCGCAACCGCCGCGGCTTCGGGAGGTAGATCAAATGATCTAATTCAATTGCATGTGATTTCATTTCTTGCTTTTCCTTTTGTCCTTCCTTATTTTGTGCGGTAATTCGCTGCATTTTTGTCGCACGGTTGCGACTGTGAACACGGCAACTTTGCGAAAAAATGCTTTTTTTATCTCCCAACGTTTTATGGAGGACTCTATGAAGGCAGGATTGAATGTTACGAAGTTGATAGCTCTGGCATTATTCGTTTGGGCGACGGGCACGCAGGCCCAAATCACGGTGACTTCCACTGATGTACTAGGATTGATCGGCAAAACGCATGAAGTCGAATCGGATACAACGTTTGGCGTCTCGGTCAACGTCGGTTCTGCGGGCGCCAATCAAACGTGGGATTTTCGCAGCGTGACGATACAAGCCGAGCGTTACACGAATCAATTCGTGAACCGGCAAGGCACGCCGTTCGCCGCGCAATTTCCGCAAGCCAATTTTGTGCAAAAGACCACCTTCCCGGCCGAACCGGGCAGCGAGTTTTATCTTTACTTGCAAGTCACAAGCGCAAGCGCGCAAACGGTGGGTTCGGGAGTTATCACGCCGGACACCTCATTTGCCAACTCTGAAGAAGCCGGTGACGTTACGCCGCTTCCTTTGCAATTTGGCGCAACCTGGAATGTAGCGGAGTCCGATACGTTCGGTGATCCGCAAACATTTGCCATCATAACCACCTCCAACACCAGCAACACCGTCGACGGCTGGGGGCAGGTGCGTTTGCCCATTGGCGATTTTGATTGCTTGCGCATTCGCGGCAATAGCGAGACAATTACCAAGACGATCTTTTCCGGCACTGTTTTTCTTGCCGACACGACAACCACCATTGATTATATCTGGATTTCGAAGAACAACTTCTATGTCGCAATGGCCGTGAGCCAGGACGGCGAAACGAATCCCAATTTCACCGAGGCCGCAAGCTTCAGCCGTTTGGCTTCGACCACCACTTCGGTGGCGTCTCATTCCGGGCGTGAGGCAATACCGGACGCCTTTGAGTTATCACAGAATTTTCCGAATCCCTTCAACCCTGAAACGAAAATTGCATTTCAGTTGCGCCAGGCCGGGGTGGCTGAGTTATCGGTTTTCAACGTGACCGGAGAGAAAATGCGGACACTCCTATCAGCGCCTATGCCGGCAGGTGAGCATACGGTAAGTTGGGATGGCAGGGATGCCAGCGGCAGAAATCTCGCCAGCGGTATTTATGTTTACCGTTTGAAAGTCGGCAATCACGAAAGCGCCAAAACCATGCTTCTTTTGAAGTGAGCTGATGAACGAATCTTGATACGGCGGAATTCATACTGGCGCAGCGTCGCTTGACTGATTGCAGGCGAGCGCGTTGCGCCAGTTTCAATGGCAGGGATTTGATGTTAGCAATCGGGGAGAGAATGTCACCGCTTCAGGTTGTGGCTATTTTCTTAAGAGCTTTCGAACGGTGTGAAAGCACGGGCTGTCAAGCCGGTAAAAATACACACCATGTCCCGCGAGGTTGCCCTGATTGTCTGTGCCGTCCCACTGGGCCAGATGCTCGCCGGCGGGTAAATATCCGGAAAGCACCAGCCGAATTTCATTGCCAAAAGCATTGTAAATTGCCAAGCGCACCGGGGAAGTCTCTTGCAAGGCAAAGCGTACAGTCGTCATAAATAGTCGCAATCTTTGCCTGCCCTTCCCTAGGCAGCGGTGATGACGTTGTTGTCAAATGTGCCGATGATGTACCTTCATAAACTCCTGGATGCAGAAGCCTTCCCTCAAACTCCGTTAATTATCCTTCTCTGCAATCACCCGAAATGGCATGTAGTATTCCATGTTGCAGATTGTCGAGGCGACATAACAACTCCGGCGAATGCGGGATTGCAGTCGCACCAATCTCAAACGCGAGGTATGCTATGTTCAATGCCGTTCCGCGGGAGCAAGCCGCGTGAGCCCGATTTTTCGGCCAATCGTGCGGCAAAGCCAAGCGAAAGCAAAAAACGCGCGCGTTTCCTCATCTCCGGCGGGAGCGAAGCTGCCGGCCAACGTCGTGCGGTATCGCGATCAAAAAATATGTTCCTATTGCCGGCATGCGATTACCGATGATCCCTATTTTCGGCGTCAAAGTTACACGACGCAAATTCTCCGCTTGCGCCTGCTGCGGGTGATGGCCGTCATCATAATTTTTTTTTCGCCGCGTTCGCGGGAGACGATGGAACGGCGGCAGCAGCAAATCGTTCTGCCCGGCTGGGTGCGCTGCCGGAATCGCAGATGCGGCCAGCTTTATCATGCCAATTGCTGGCACCATCTCGCGGCGCCGCGGCGCTGCTTTCGCTGCGGTTCGCACGAAATACAGCGCGTGGCCTGAAGCGGCGCAAGCACAAGGCAAAACTTTTTCGCATATGGCATTTCGCATCAAAACAACCGGACGCCGCCACGAGACCGCCACCGATCGGCAAGAGAGAATAAGTTGGTGGAGCCAGGAAAAACTGCGGCAAGCACGCGTGATGATCATCGGCGCCGGCGCGCTTGGCAATGAAGTCGCCAAGAACCTGGCGCTCGTCGGCGTCGGGTATATGCTGATCGTTGATTTTGACGATATCGAAGTTTCGAATTTGAGCCGTACCGCGCTTTTTCGGCAAGATGATTTGGGCAAGCGCAAAGCGCGCGTCGCCGCGCAACGCGCGCTTGAGCTTAACGTTGAGCCAGCAGCGGTGGTGGAAGCTTTTGATGGTGATGTGGTGTGGGATTTGGGCCTCGGCGTCTATCGTCGGCTCGATATCGTTTTGGGATGTTTGGATAATATCGAAGCGCGGCTGGCCGTAAATCGCGCGTGCCTGCTCACCGGCAAGCCCTATCTGGACGCCGGCATTCGCGAGCTGGCGGGCAGTATTTATCTTTTTCAACCGCCGTTTTCGTCCTGTTTCAGTTGCGCCACAACGAAGCGGGAGCGCGAGGGGGCAAACGCACGCTATGATTCCTGTTTTCAAACATTGCGGCGCGGCTATGCCCAGGGCAAGCTCGCTACCGTGCAGGTGACCTCGGCAGTGATCGCGGCGATGCAAGTCGAGCATGCGCTCAAGTGGCTGCACGGGCGCCTTCACTTAAACGGCGTCAGAATTCAATATGACGGCAGCAGCGCGACGCCCTATTTCGACGCCACCACAATCTTGCCGCGCCCGCACTGTGAATGTCAGGCGCTTCAGCCTTTACCGGCATTTCTGCGGCTGGCGGGCGG contains:
- the trmB gene encoding tRNA (guanosine(46)-N7)-methyltransferase TrmB, which translates into the protein MPRKKLKRFAELATFPNVFYDPFAMKGRWRELFFQNDHALTLELACGKGEYTLALARKYPEKNFIGVDAKGARLWTGAKTALLENLPNAAFLKGQIEQIALFFAEQEVQEIWITFPEPYPENAKAKKRLTAPRFLNEYRRILPPGGMIHLKTDDLDLFKFSLKAVQAEGGVIHEALPDLYQVPDDGESTAIQTTYERRYLTEGRTIKYLRFSL
- a CDS encoding ThiF family adenylyltransferase, translated to MPIAGTISRRRGAAFAAVRTKYSAWPEAAQAQGKTFSHMAFRIKTTGRRHETATDRQERISWWSQEKLRQARVMIIGAGALGNEVAKNLALVGVGYMLIVDFDDIEVSNLSRTALFRQDDLGKRKARVAAQRALELNVEPAAVVEAFDGDVVWDLGLGVYRRLDIVLGCLDNIEARLAVNRACLLTGKPYLDAGIRELAGSIYLFQPPFSSCFSCATTKREREGANARYDSCFQTLRRGYAQGKLATVQVTSAVIAAMQVEHALKWLHGRLHLNGVRIQYDGSSATPYFDATTILPRPHCECQALQPLPAFLRLAGGTRTTTLRGLLRALHEAGIEEPVVKFPNSFVPGVECSHCAEYTEIMRPLHRLKSDELQCRHCRRAGDREGLQLHYLSDSLDLAEAGMKETREQLLDLTLNKLGFPLMHIYGAQDRQGQMHYVELANDFAETLPGLAQQNCNFSEML
- a CDS encoding quinone oxidoreductase codes for the protein MKAIRIHQHGGVEALVYEDIPVPKPAANEALVKVAVSGVNFIDVYHRIGFYQVALPFTPGSEAAGVVESIGSQVTEVRAGQRVAFAMTPGSYAEYVLVPAARLVVLPEKISFEAAAAVMLQGMTAHYLTHATYALKAGETCLVHAAAGGVGLLLIQMAKRRGARVLGTVSTEEKAQLARAAGAEEIIFYTRQDFAGEVKRLTEGKGVDVVYDSVGKTTYEKSLACLRPRGYLVLFGQSSGAVPPIDPLMLSAKGSLFLTRATLMHYMATREELLQRAGDVLNWTANGELTLRIHRVFGLAEAGQAHTLLESRQSSGKLLLKP
- a CDS encoding class I SAM-dependent methyltransferase gives rise to the protein MNCCTVEGTNKFFNTQAGSMIKRFKKRGLRAEQKLLVEGIQQNRLAQDEILEIGCGVGALHLTLLKRGATKATGIDISSKMIATAKQLAAEMNVQHRTHYQQGDFVALHEHLPAADIAILDKVVCCYTDARTLIVHSTAKTRRLYAVSFPRQSRFVRMIFRLTASFLKLLRQSFHPYYHSPAQIEKWIAEQGFEKKYQANTFIWAVQVYDRKNEASLSRA
- a CDS encoding T9SS type A sorting domain-containing protein; protein product: MRKNAFFISQRFMEDSMKAGLNVTKLIALALFVWATGTQAQITVTSTDVLGLIGKTHEVESDTTFGVSVNVGSAGANQTWDFRSVTIQAERYTNQFVNRQGTPFAAQFPQANFVQKTTFPAEPGSEFYLYLQVTSASAQTVGSGVITPDTSFANSEEAGDVTPLPLQFGATWNVAESDTFGDPQTFAIITTSNTSNTVDGWGQVRLPIGDFDCLRIRGNSETITKTIFSGTVFLADTTTTIDYIWISKNNFYVAMAVSQDGETNPNFTEAASFSRLASTTTSVASHSGREAIPDAFELSQNFPNPFNPETKIAFQLRQAGVAELSVFNVTGEKMRTLLSAPMPAGEHTVSWDGRDASGRNLASGIYVYRLKVGNHESAKTMLLLK